In Planococcus versutus, the DNA window TTGGAACACTTAGACGAATTATGGTCAAGTGTCTTAGCCCAAGTTGAAACCAAAATCTCCAAACCGAGTTTTGAAACGTGGTTAAAATCGACAAAACTTTTATCCTATCAAGATGATACGGTCACCATTTCAGCACCTAATTCGTTTGCTCGTGATTGGTTGGAAAACCATTACGTGCACTTGATTACAGGAATTCTATCAGATTCTACTGGTGATGATATGATGATTAGATTTGTCGTGCCTAAAGATCAGGATATGGATGATTTTCAACTCCCTGCGCCGCGTATCAAACCGGGACAAGACCAGCAGCACGAGTTTTTGCCTGGCATGCTGAACCCAAAATACACTTTTGATACATTTGTAATTGGTTCAGGAAATCGCTTTGCACATGCTGCTTCTTTAGCAGTGGCTGAAGCACCAGCAAAAGCATACAATCCGCTGTTTATCTATGGGGGAGTAGGACTTGGCAAGACGCATTTAATGCATGCAATTGGACATTATGTCCTAGAACACAATCCAAACGCGAAAGTCGTTTATTTATCTTCGGAAAAATTTACGAACGAATTTATTAATTCAATTCGGGACAACAAAACAGGTGAATTCCGCGACAAATATAGAAGTGTCGACATTCTTTTGATTGATGATATTCAATTTTTGGCGGGTAAAGAACAAACACAAGAAGAATTTTTCCATACGTTCAATACGCTTCACGAAGAGTCTAAACAAATCATCATATCAAGTGATCGACCACCAAAAGAAATTCCAACATTAGAAGATCGTCTTCGCTCCCGCTTTGAATGGGGCTTAATCACAGATATTACACCACCTGATTTGGAGACACGGATCGCTATCTTGCGTAAAAAAGCAAAAGCAGACGGACTTGATATTCCAAATGACGTGATGACGTATATTGCGAATTCGATCGATTCGAATATTCGTGAGCTTGAGGGAGCTTTGATTCGTGTGGTCGCTTATTCTTCTTTGATCAACCGTGACATGAGTGCCGAATTAGCTGCTGAAGCGTTAAAAGACATTATGCCGAATTCAAAACCGAAAATCATTACAATTTTGGACATTCAAAATGCTGTTGGTGAACAATTCAACGTCAAATTAGAAGATTTCAAAACAAAGCGTCGTACAAAAGATATTGCCTATCCTCGACAAGTTGCAATGTATTTGTCACGTCAAATGACTGATTTTTCTTTGCCTAAAATTGGAGAAGAATTCGGAGGACGTGACCATACTACAGTCATTCACGCTCACGATAAAATTTCTAAACTGTTAAAAGACAATCAACAACTTCAGCAAGACGTCAAAGACATCAAAAGTGCACTTGGCAAGTAAGTGTACTTGTGGATAAACGCACAAATCATCAAGTAAGTTATGCACAACTTGTCTACATGTGGATAAACTGCTTTGATTGATTTTTTAAGGCTTATCCACATATTCACAGGCCCTACTACTACTATTACTTTAAAAGCCCTAAAGTAAAATATATATATAAGCGAGGTTCGAGAATGAAATTCGAGATAAAACGTGAAAGATTAGTTGAAGGATTAAACGATGTAATGAAAGCAGTAAGTTCAAAAACAACCATTCCAATCTTAACGGGAATTAAAATGGATGTGACTTTAGATGGAATGAGGTTAACAGGTAGTGATTCTGACATCACTATCCAAACATTTATTCCAACAGAAGAAAACGGTGAACAAATCATTCAAGTTACTAATGGAGGAAGTATTGTTCTTCAAGCAAAAGTGTTTGGTGAAATCATCCGTAAGTTACCAACAAATGATGTTGAAATTGAAATTACAGGAAATTTTCAAACGCATATTCGTTCTGGGAAATCCGAGTTCCATTTAATCGGCTTAGATGCAGTGGATTACCCTCAATTACCTGATATTCAAGATGATCGTTTGTTTACAATTCCTGCAGATTTACTAAAAACGATTAACCGTGAAACCGTTTTTGCTGTGTCTAGCTCAGAAACACGTCCTGTATTAACGGGAGTTCACTGGGAAGTAAAAGATGGAGAACTTGTTTGCGTGGCAACAGATAGCCACCGTCTTGCTCGTCGTAAAACGAAACTCGAAACATTGCCAGAAGGGGAATATAGCGTAGTAATTCCAGGGAAAAGTTTAACAGAGCTCAATAAAATTCTTGATGACACGTCTGAAGCTGTTGAAATTGTCATGACTAATCAGCAAGTATTGTTCAAATCAAAACACATTCTTTTCTTTTCTCGTCTATTAGAAGGCAATTATCCAGATACAAGTCGACTGATTCCTGCCGAATACAAAACGACGGTAACTGTTAACGGTCGTTCACTGTTACAAGCAATTGATCGTGCATCTTTGTTAGCTAGAGAAGAACGAAACAACGTTGTCCGCTTTTCTGCAAAAGAAGGCAGTGATGTAGAAGTTTCTTCGAATTCACCTGAAGTTGGAAAAGTAGAAGAGCAACTTCAAGCGCAAAGTATTGAAGGAGAAGAATTGAAAATTTCTTTTAGTGCTAAATTTATGATGGACGCATTAAAAGCTATTGATGGACAAGATGTCGTGATTCAATTCACCGGAGCTATGCGTCCATTTATCTTAAAATCAGCTTTAGACGATTCAATTTTGCAGCTGATTCTTCCTGTCCGAACATATTAAAAATAAAACATACCCTCAGGATAGCCTTATAGGCTATCCTTTTTACTTTTTAGCTAAAATAGGGTAAAATAGAGGGATAGACTATGAATCGAAGGATGAGTGCATTTTGAAAGAAATTGGGATTGAGACAGAATATATAACACTTGGTCAATTGTTAAAAATGACAGATACAATAAATTCAGGTGGAATGGCTAAATGGTTCCTAAGTGAACATGATGTTTTTGTAAACGGTGAAGCTGAAAATCGTAGAGGACGTAAATTGCGTCCAACAGATCTTGTAAATATTCCAGAGTTTGGAGAGTTTCGTATCGTGACGGCTGAAGGCATGAGCTTCGATGCGGATTGACCGCCTAGAGCTTGTCAATTATCGAAACTATGAATCACTAGAACTGGATTTTTCTCCAGAAATTAACGTTTTTATCGGAGAAAATGCACAAGGTAAGACAAATATCATGGAATCTCTTTATGTTTTGTCTATGGCAAAATCACACCGTACTTCCAATGATAAGGAAATGATACGCTGGAATGCCGAATATGGTAAAATTAAAGCTGACGTTTACCGTAAATACGGAAAACTTCCTCTTGAAATTACGCTGTCGAAAAAAGGTAAGAAAGCAAAAGTTAATCATTTGGAACAACGCAGATTGAGTGATTATGTTGGTCAATTAAATGTTGTAATGTTTGCACCTGAAGATCTGCATCTTGTCAAAGGAAGTCCACAAGTACGTAGACGTTTTATCGACATGGAAATCGGACAAATTTCTCCAGTTTATTTGCATGATTTAGTGAATTACCAAAAACTCCTTAAACAAAGAAATCATATATTGAAACAACATTATGGTAAACAATCAATTAATGACGTTATGTTTGATGTTTATACAGAACAATTTATCGATGCGGCTGTGAAAATTATCCGTAAGCGTTATCAGTTTATGGAGCTTTTGCAGAAATGGGCTGAACCCATCCACCATGGTATTTCCCGGGGGCTGGAACAACTTCAAATCCGCTATCAACCAATCAGTGGTTTAAAGCCTGAATGGACGCCTGTAGAAATGGCGTCTTTTTTAGAGCAAAAACTGATTGAAGTTCGCAAAAGAGAAATCGAGCGAGGTGTCACTCTTGTAGGGCCTCACCGCGATGAACTTCAATTTTTTGTAAACGGCTACGATGTTCAAACTTATGGTTCACAAGGACAACAACGAACTACTGCCTTGTCGTTAAAGTTAGCCGAAATTGAATTGATCAAGCAAGAAGTCGGTGAAGCTCCCGTGTTGTTGCTCGATGATGTGCTTTCAGAACTAGACGATTATAGACAATCACATTTATTAAATACGATTAAAGGCTCTGTTCAGACATTTGTTACGACGACGAGTGTTGAAGGGATCCAACACGAGACAATTCAAAATGCACGGCTTTTCGAAGTTTTCAATGGCACTGTAGTTAACTAAAAAAGGTAAAATGAGTTGCGACTAACTAGCGTTATGAAATGCGTAAGAAAGAGCGGGTGAATGGAATGGCTATGGAAGAAAAAGGTTTACAAGAAGCATATGAAGCGAGTCAAATTCAAGTGTTAGAAGGATTGGAAGCTGTTCGTAAAAGACCAGGAATGTATATCGGGTCTACAGGTGCAAGAGGTTTACACCATTTAGTTTGGGAAATTGTTGATAATAGTATAGATGAAGCATTAGCGGGTCATTGCACGGAAATTCAAGTAACTATTGAACAAGACAATTGGATTCGTGTAGAAGATAATGGGCGTGGGATTCCTGTTGGTATGCAAGAAAAAATGGGACGTCCAGCAGTTGAAGTTATTATGACGGTATTGCATGCAGGTGGCAAATTCGGCGGCGGCGGCTATAAAGTATCGGGTGGACTTCACGGAGTGGGAGCTTCTGTTGTTAACGCTTTATCTGAAACGACTGAAGTCTATGTTAATCGTGACGAAAAAAAGCATTACATCAAATTTGAGCGTGGTGCAGTGGTTGAAGAACTAAAAGTGATTGGAGATTCAAGTCATACGGGGACAACAATTCGTTTCAAAGCAGATACAGAGATTTTCACTGAAACAACGGTGTATGAATTTGATCTTTTAGATCACCGCTTACGTGAACTTGCTTATTTAAACCGTGGATTGAAAATCATTGCGAGAGACGAACGCGAAGGACAAGAAAAAGAAAAGATTTATCATTTCGAAGGTGGGATTAAATCCTACGTTGAACATTTAAATAAATCAAAAGATCCACTTCATGAAGAAGCTATTTTTGTAGAAGCTGAAAGAGAAGGTATTACCGTTGAAGTAGCAATGCAATACAATGCGGGCTATGCAGCAAATATTTTTTCTTTTGCGAATAATATTAATACACATGAAGGTGGAACGCATGAATCTGGGTTTAAAACAGCTTTAACGCGTGTAGTTAATGATTATGCTCGCAAGAAAAGTATGTTAAAAGATCAGGATCTTAATTTGACTGGAGACGATGTGCGAGAAGGGTTGACTGCGATTATCTCTATTAAACACCCCGATCCACAATTTGAAGGGCAAACCAAAACAAAACTCGGTAATACGGAAGTTAGTACTATCGTCAATAATTTGTTTTCGGGTGGATTTGAACGATTCTTATTAGAAAATCCTGTGGTGTCGAAAAAAATCGTTGAAAAAGGAATTATGGCTTCTCATGCACGAATGGCTGCTAAAAAAGCACGTGAATTTACACGTCGAAAATCAGTTTTAGAAGTATCAAGTCTGCCGGGTAAACTAGCAGATTGTTCTTCACGCGATCCAAAAGTTAGTGAAATCTATATCGTTGAAGGTGACTCAGCTGGTGGATCAGCAAAATCTGGTCGTGATCGTCACTTCCAAGCGATTTTACCGTTGCGTGGAAAAATCTTAAATGTTGAAAAAGCCAGACTGGATCGAATTCTTACAAATGAGGAGATTCGCAACATTATTACAGCACTGGGTACCGGTATCGGCGAGGAATTTAATCTTGAAAAAGCCCGTTACCATAAAGTCGTTATTATGACGGATGCAGATGTTGATGGCGCGCACATTCGTACACTTCTACTAACGTTCTTTTTCCGTTACATGCGTCCATTGCTTGAAGCTGGTTATATTTATATTGCCCAGCCACCATTGTTCCAAATCAAACAAAGCAAACATGTAGAATATGTCTATACAGATGAACAATTACAAACGGCGCTTGCAAGTCTATCTCCAACACCGAAACCAAATATTCAGCGGTATAAAGGACTTGGAGAAATGAACGCAACACAGTTATGGGATACAACAATGGATCCGGATGTTCGAACATTGTTGCAAGTCACATTAAATGACGCGATAGTAGCAGACGAAACCTTCCATATTTTAATGGGTGACGATGTGGAACCACGCCGTAACTTTATCGAAGAAAACGCGAAATACGTTAAAAACTTGGACGTTTAAAGGATATAGAGTTGAGAGGAGGCTGCGGATATGGCTGAACGGCCGAGCAGTGGTGTTGAAGAAATAAATATAAGTACGGAAATGCGAACTTCATTTTTAGATTATGCGATGAGCGTTATTGTGTCCCGTGCCTTACCTGATGTACGTGATGGATTAAAGCCTGTCCATCGCCGTATTCTTTACGCAATGCATGATTTAGGAATTACTGCAGACAAAGGATATAAAAAATCAGCGCGTATCGTTGGAGATGTGATTGGTAAATACCATCCTCACGGTGACTCAGCAGTTTATGAAACTATGGTTCGCATGGCGCAGGATTTCAGCTATCGTTATATGCTTGTAGATGGACACGGAAACTTTGGGTCAGTCGATGGCGATTCAGCTGCAGCTATGCGTTATACAGAATCCAAAATGTCTAAAATTTCTATGGAGTTATTGCGTGATTTAAATAAAAACACAGTGGATTACCGTGATAACTACGATGGCCAAGAAAAAGAACCGATTGTATTACCAAGTCGCTTTCCGAATCTTTTAGTTAACGGTACTTCAGGGATTGCTGTTGGTATGGCTACTAACATTCCACCTCATCATTTAGGTGAAACAATTGATGCGGTTTTGGCGTTAGCTGATAATCCTGCAATCACGACTGAAGAGTTAATGGAATATGTTGAAGGTCCTGATTTTCCAACCGGTGGTATTATTCTCGGCCGCAGTGGGATTCGGCGTGCTTATGAAACAGGTAAAGGTTCTGTGTTGATTCGTTCAGTTGTTGATATTGAAACAAAAGCGAATGGCAAAGAAGTTATCATTGTTAATGAAATTCCTTTCCAAGTTAACAAAGCGCGATTGATTGAAAAAATCGCAGAACTTGTACGCGATAAAAAAATTGACGGAATTACAGATTTACGAGATGAGTCTGATCGTAACGGCATGCGCATCGTGATCGAAGTTCGTCGAGATGCCAGTGCAAGTGTTCTTTTGAATAATTTATATAAACAGACAGCTATGCAAACAAGTTTTGGTATTAATATGTTGGCGCTTGTAGATGGTCATCCAAAAGTTTTGAGCTTAAAAGAAATTCTTTTTCATTACTTAGAACATCAAAAAGTAGTCATTCGTCGTCGTACGCAATTTGAATTGACGAAAGCAGAAGACCGCGCGCATATTCTAGAAGGACTGCGCATTGCACTAGACCATATTGATGCGATTATTGCGTTGATTCGTGGTTCTCAAACTGCAGAACAAGCACGCAATGGCTTAATGACTGATTTTAATTTAACGGAACGCCAATCTCAAGCGATTTTGGATATGCGTTTGCAACGTTTAACTGGATTAGAACGAGATAAAATCGAAGAAGAATACCAAGCATTGGTGAAACTAATCGATGAATTGAGGGACATTCTGGCAAACGAATACCGCATTATTGAAATTATTAAAGAAGAAATGCTAGAAATTAAAGAACGCTTTAACGATAAGCGTAGAACGGAAATCACAACCGGTGGAGCAGAAATGTTTGAAGATGAAGATTTGATTCCAGTGGAAGCTACTGTGTTAACACTGACTCATAACGGCTACATCAAACGTTTACCAGCGAACACATACCGCAGCCAAAAACGTGGTGGACGTGGCGTCCAAGGAATGGGCACAAACGAAGACGATTTTGTTGAACATTTATTGTACACGTCTACGCATGATACAATCTTGTTTTTTACAAACAAAGGAAAAGTGTACCGTAAAAAAGGCTATCAAATTCCTGAGTACGGCCGGACTGCTAAAGGCTTACCTTTGGTTAACCTTTTAGAAATCAGCAAAGAAGAGAAAGTCACAGCTGTTATTCGTGTCGAAGAATTTAAAGAAGATTCGTTCTTCTTTTTCACGACACGTGAAGGTGTCAGCAAACGAACACCTGTTACCAATTATGCCAATATCCGTCAAAACGGCTTGATTGCGATCAGTCTTCGCGAAGAAGATGAATTGATTTCTGTGAAATTAACAGATGGCACAAAAGAGATGGTTATTGGTACACGAAATGGTGCGTTAATTCGATTCCCTGAAACGGATATTCGTAGCATGGGTCGAACAGCTACTGGCGTTCGAGGCATTCGTTTACGTGAAGGCGATGCGGTAGTCGGTATGGAGATTTTAGATCCGAACGACAATGTCTTGGTCATCACTGAGAAAGGATACGGCAAACAGACAAAAGAATCTGAGTACCGTGTTCAATCTCGTGGGGGTATGGGCATCAAAACTTGCCAAATTACAGATAAAAATGGACCACTTGTTGCAGTACGAACTGTTAATGGGACAGAAGATATTATGCTAATCACTGTGAATGGCGTCTTGATCCGGATGGATGTTGAAGATATCTCAACTACAGGCAGAAGCACACAAGGCGTTCGCTTGATCCGACTGGGCGACGATGAAATTGTAGCAACCGTAGCTAAAGTTAAAAAAGATGTTGATCTACCTGAAGATCTTGAAGAAATCGCAGGGGAAGATGCATTAATTGATGAAAGTGCTCAAGCAGATGTCTACGAAGCTGATGAGATTGTGGCAGATGAAAAAATTGATTCTGTAGAAGAAACTCCAGAAGACGACGAAGAATAACACATAAGTGTAGTGCCCACTGATTTAAATCAGTGGGCTTTTTTTTATGAAAAAGAAACGAAAGCTTCTATAAGAAAGTTATTTGATAAACGACTTTGACCTTAGACAGCGTGAAAAATAACTTCAAGCTAAAAGCTAAATCAGGTATGTTGAACCAACCACAATTGAACTGATGGAGAAGAGCGAGGAAGCAAGTGGGTGTTACGCAGCAAGATGAGCGACCACAAGTCTGCCTGATTAATATTCACAAAGATGGTTTGTATGCTTTATTCGTATAGAAGAATCTCTTCGTAAGTAAGTCATTGTGAAATAGAAATTAAGGGAGTAAAACAGTGTATTTAAGAAAATAAAAGTTTTTTCGCAATAACTGTTGACTCTTATATAACCACATGGTATATTAATTGAGTCGCCAATGAGCGCGTCAAAAAATGAAAACAACTTGAACCTTGAAAACTGAACAGCAAAACGTCAACGAAAGACGTCACGAGCACCTCGGTGCGAGCACGGCTTTTGCGCAGGTTGCCTTTGGCAATCAGAGCAAAGTTGTTTTTCATCTCGGTGGGCGTGACGGAAATTTACTGATCAGCATTTTGTAGATCAAGCCATCTTCGGATGGTGCCAGCAACAACTAGAGCAGTCAAATGTTCTCTATAATGGAGAGTTTGATCCTGGCTCAGGACGAACGCTGGCGGCGTGCCTAATACATGCAAGTCGAGCGGAACCATTGGAGCTTGCTCCTTTGGTTTAGCGGCGGACGGGTGAGTAACACGTGGGCAACCTGCCCTGCAGATCGGGATAACTCCGGGAAACCGGTGCTAATACCGAATAGTTTGCGGCCTCTCCTGAGGCTGCACGGAAAGACGGTCTCGGCTGTCACTGCAGGATGGGCCCGCGGCGCATTAGCTAGTTGGTGGGGTAATGGCCTACCAAGGCAACGATGCGTAGCCGACCTGAGAGGGTGATCGGCCACACTGGGACTGAGACACGGCCCAGACTCCTACGGGAGGCAGCAGTAGGGAATCTTCCGCAATGGACGAAAGTCTGACGGAGCAACGCCGCGTGAGTGACGAAGGTTTTCGGATCGTAAAACTCTGTTGTGAGGGAAGAACAAGTGCCAAGTAACTACTGGCACCTTGACGGTACCTCACCAGAAAGCCACGGCTAACTACGTGCCAGCAGCCGCGGTAATACGTAGGTGGCAAGCGTTGTCCGGAATTATTGGGCGTAAAGCGCGCGCAGGCGGTTCTTTAAGTCTGATGTGAAAGCCCACGGCTCAACCGTGGAGGGTCATTGGAAACTGGAGAACTTGAGTACAGAAGAGGAAAGTGGAATTCCATGTGTAGCGGTGAAATGCGTAGAGATGTGGAGGAACACCAGTGGCGAAGGCGACTTTCTGGTCTGTAACTGACGCTGAGGCGCGAAAGCGTGGGGAGCAAACAGGATTAGATACCCTGGTAGTCCACGCCGTAAACGATGAGTGCTAAGTGTTAGGGGGTTTCCGCCCTTAGTGCTGCAGCTAACGCATTAAGCACTCCGCCTGGGGAGTACGGCCGCAAGGCTGAAACTCAAAGGAATTGACGGGGGCCCGCACAAGCGGTGGAGCATGTGGTTTAATTCGAAGCAACGCGAAGAACCTTACCAGGTCTTGACATCCCACTGCTCGGTGTAGAGATACACTTTTCCCTTCGGGGACAGTGGTGACAGGTGGTGCATGGTTGTCGTCAGCTCGTGTCGTGAGATGTTGGGTTAAGTCCCGCAACGAGCGCAACCCTTGATCTTAGTTGCCAGCATTCAGTTGGGCACTCTAAGGTGACTGCCGGTGACAAACCGGAGGAAGGTGGGGATGACGTCAAATCATCATGCCCCTTATGACCTGGGCTACACACGTGCTACAATGGACGGTACAAAGGGTTGCCAACCCGCGAGGGGGAGCTAATCCCAGAAAACCGTTCTCAGTTCGGATTGTAGGCTGCAACTCGCCTGCATGAAGCCGGAATCGCTAGTAATCGTGGATCAGCATGCCACGGTGAATACGTTCCCGGGCCTTGTACACACCGCCCGTCACACCACGAGAGTTTGTAACACCCGAAGTCGGTGAGGTAACCCTTGTGGAGCCAGCCGCCGAAGGTGGGACGGATGATTGGGGTGAAGTCGTAACAAGGTAGCCGTATCGGAAGGTGCGGCTGGATCACCTCCTTTCTAAGGATAAATTCGGAACCGGGCGCCTTAGGCGCTCCGGGGTTGACGTTTTGCGTTCAGTTTTGAAGGTTCATCTTCAGGCGGCAACGCCTTTTTTTGTGACTTTCAGACTTGTTCTTTGAAAACTGGATAAAACGACATTGAAACAAATGAAACATGGATTCAAAGTACGCGTGGCACATGTTGCCACAACTTTTTAATTAACCAGTGGTTAAGTTAGAAAGGGCGCACGGTGGATGCCTTGGCACTAGGAGCCGAAGAAGGACGGCACTAACACCGATATGCTTCGGGGAGCTGTAAGTGAGCGATGATCCGGAGATTTCCGAATGGGGGAACCCCCTGTCTTTAATGGGACAGGATCCATGTGTGAATCTATAGCACATGAGAAGGCAGACCCAGGGAACTGAAACATCTAAGTACCTGGAGGAAGAGAAAGCAAATGCGATTCCCTGAGTAGCGGCGAGCGAAACGGGATCAGCCCAAACCAAGAGGCTTGCCTCTTGGGGTTGTAGGACACTCTATACGGAGTTACAAAAGGAAGGATTAGGCGAAGCGACCTGGAACGGTCCGCCACAGCGGGTAACAGCCCCGTAGCCGAAAACCCTTCCCCTCCAGAGTGGATCCTGAGTACGGCGGAACACGTGAAATTCCGTCGGAATCTGGGAGGACCATCTCCCAAGGCTAAATACTTCCTAGTGACCGATAGTGAACCAGTACCGTGAGGGAAAGGTGAAAAGCACCCCGGAAGGGGAGTGAAATAGATCCTGAAACCGTGTGCCTACAAGTAGTCAAAGCCCGTTAATGGGTGATGGCGTGCCTTTTGTAGAATGAACCGGCGAGTTACGATTACATGCAAGGTTAAGCTGAGAAGGCGGAGCCGCAGCGAAAGCGAGTCTGAATAGGGCGATAGAGTATGTAGTTGTAGACCCGAAACCAGGTGATCTACCCATGTCCAGGGTGAAGGTAAGGTAACACTTACTGGAGGCCCGAACCCACGCACGTTGAAAAGTGCGGGGATGAGGTGTGGGTAGCGGAGAAATTCCAATCGAACCTGGAGATAGCTGGTTCTCTCCGAAATAGCTTTAGGGCTAGCCTCAAGATAGAGAATCCTGGAGGTAGAGCACTGTTTGGACTAGGGGCCCATCCCGGGTTACCGAATTCAGACAAACTCCGAATGCCAGTGATTTATGCTTGGGAGTCAGACTGCGAGTGATAAGATCCGTAGTCAAGAGGGAAACAGCCCAGACCACCAGCTAAGGTCCCCAAATATCCGTTAAGTGGAAAAGGATGTGGCGTTGCTTAGACAACCAGGATGTTGGCTTAGAAGCAGCCATCATTTAAAGAGTGCGTAATAGCTCACTGGTCGAGTGACACTGCGCCGAAAATGTACCGGGGCTAAACGGATTACCGAAGCTGTGGATGGATCTCTTCGGAGATCCGTGGTAGGAGAGCGTTCTAAGGGCGTTGAAGTCAGACCGGAAGGACTGGTGGAGCGCTTAGAAGTGAGAATGCCGGTATGAGTAACGAAAGACGGGTGAGAATCCCGTCCACCGAATGCCTAAGGTTTCCTGAGGAAGGCTCGTCCGCTCAGGGTTAGTCGGGACCTAAGTCGAGGCCGATAGGCGTAGACGATGGACAACAGGTTGATATTCCTGTACCACCTCCCCGCCGTTTGAGCAATGGGGGGACGCAGAAGGATAAGGAGAGCGTGCCGTTGGTTGTGCACGTCCAAGCAGTGAGGCGTGGAATGAGGCAAATCCCATTCCTGATACGTTGAGCTGTGATGGCAAGAGGTTTACCTCAGAGTCCCTGATTTCACACTGCCAAGAAAAGCCTCTAGCGAGGCGGGAGGTGCCCGTACCGCAAACCGACACAGGTAGGCGAGAAGAGAATTCTAAGGTGAGCGAGTGAACTCTCGTTAAGGAACTCGGCAAAATG includes these proteins:
- the gyrA gene encoding DNA gyrase subunit A, with protein sequence MAERPSSGVEEINISTEMRTSFLDYAMSVIVSRALPDVRDGLKPVHRRILYAMHDLGITADKGYKKSARIVGDVIGKYHPHGDSAVYETMVRMAQDFSYRYMLVDGHGNFGSVDGDSAAAMRYTESKMSKISMELLRDLNKNTVDYRDNYDGQEKEPIVLPSRFPNLLVNGTSGIAVGMATNIPPHHLGETIDAVLALADNPAITTEELMEYVEGPDFPTGGIILGRSGIRRAYETGKGSVLIRSVVDIETKANGKEVIIVNEIPFQVNKARLIEKIAELVRDKKIDGITDLRDESDRNGMRIVIEVRRDASASVLLNNLYKQTAMQTSFGINMLALVDGHPKVLSLKEILFHYLEHQKVVIRRRTQFELTKAEDRAHILEGLRIALDHIDAIIALIRGSQTAEQARNGLMTDFNLTERQSQAILDMRLQRLTGLERDKIEEEYQALVKLIDELRDILANEYRIIEIIKEEMLEIKERFNDKRRTEITTGGAEMFEDEDLIPVEATVLTLTHNGYIKRLPANTYRSQKRGGRGVQGMGTNEDDFVEHLLYTSTHDTILFFTNKGKVYRKKGYQIPEYGRTAKGLPLVNLLEISKEEKVTAVIRVEEFKEDSFFFFTTREGVSKRTPVTNYANIRQNGLIAISLREEDELISVKLTDGTKEMVIGTRNGALIRFPETDIRSMGRTATGVRGIRLREGDAVVGMEILDPNDNVLVITEKGYGKQTKESEYRVQSRGGMGIKTCQITDKNGPLVAVRTVNGTEDIMLITVNGVLIRMDVEDISTTGRSTQGVRLIRLGDDEIVATVAKVKKDVDLPEDLEEIAGEDALIDESAQADVYEADEIVADEKIDSVEETPEDDEE